A window of Leptotrichia wadei contains these coding sequences:
- the trmB gene encoding tRNA (guanosine(46)-N7)-methyltransferase TrmB translates to MEDKSEVKINIIGKNGQKIEITEAEQKRRNKIKKVNDEFKLVNAEKSRIINEKEIWKYFFEKPKKNYNKYMYEMLEFPKHLMYNNKSVDEYCGKWNEFFGNKNDIYLEIGCGSGNFTVQNAEKYKDRNYIALELRFKRLVLGAKKSKKRNLDNILFVRKRAETILDFLGKDEIAGVYINFPDPWEGEEKKRVISKSLFFKLDIVLKTNGKLFFKTDHDQYYENVLELINELDNYKIIYHTNDLYNSEKASENIKTEFEQMFLSKHNMKIKYIEIQKNR, encoded by the coding sequence ATGGAAGATAAAAGTGAAGTTAAGATTAACATTATTGGAAAAAATGGGCAGAAAATTGAAATTACTGAAGCTGAACAGAAAAGAAGGAATAAAATAAAAAAAGTTAATGATGAATTTAAACTGGTGAATGCAGAAAAAAGTAGAATTATAAATGAAAAGGAAATTTGGAAATATTTCTTTGAAAAGCCTAAAAAAAATTATAATAAATATATGTATGAAATGCTTGAATTTCCTAAGCATTTGATGTATAATAATAAAAGCGTTGATGAATATTGTGGAAAATGGAATGAATTTTTTGGGAATAAAAATGACATTTACTTGGAAATAGGTTGTGGAAGTGGGAATTTTACAGTTCAAAATGCTGAAAAGTATAAAGATAGAAATTATATTGCATTGGAATTACGATTTAAAAGGCTTGTTTTAGGAGCTAAAAAATCTAAAAAAAGAAATTTGGATAATATTTTGTTTGTAAGAAAAAGAGCAGAAACAATTCTAGACTTCTTGGGAAAAGATGAAATTGCGGGAGTATATATTAATTTTCCTGATCCTTGGGAAGGTGAGGAGAAAAAAAGAGTTATAAGTAAAAGTCTGTTTTTTAAATTAGATATTGTTTTAAAAACAAATGGAAAATTATTTTTTAAAACAGATCATGATCAATATTATGAAAATGTTTTAGAATTGATAAATGAACTTGATAATTATAAAATTATTTATCATACAAATGATTTATATAATTCAGAAAAAGCAAGTGAAAATATTAAAACTGAATTTGAACAAATGTTTTTAAGTAAGCATAATATGAAAATTAAATATATAGAAATTCAAAAAAATAGGTAG
- a CDS encoding methyltransferase regulatory domain-containing protein → MKGERSKNLSLKNKNSYIKVMENKNTYSELLYKSNPFNYTIPALLEAHGRLYGLTPKDSRKARVLELGSSFGGNIITQALYNPEAEFIGIDLTSEQVKKGNEIIEKIGLKNIKLIEKNILDINKDLGEFDYIIVHGVFSWVPKDVQDKIVKICNENLTEEGIGYISYNTYPGWKEPDKIREMMIYANKYFPEISLGDKNQRGKAFISIVAEQMKLYDDISKKKGDFIKQIEEVVGMQDYYVAHEYLESFNHPLYLNEFVDLMKKENLEYISDVALRLSIISTYNKNTVEKLQQLSQGDHVIKEQCLDYILDTKFRRSIICKNSQAKKLNFSESFPNEILDSFLLSLRYTKEELETLNEDNVKTIMLHLVETPNKSFVIKDAMKYWESIAKDKNDEKRNEVISNLRKFVLNSMINGKIKFYCSENEVVPYEENKVYILKKFRNYLKTLIIGEGAGVVGIANSRNELINDLNDVDVIVADILSEPKTEKEIIEELSKTTIYRTMPDGERKEVEASDYLPESIRKFEFLGYFSKR, encoded by the coding sequence TTGAAAGGAGAGAGAAGTAAGAATTTAAGCTTGAAAAATAAAAATTCTTATATAAAGGTTATGGAAAATAAAAATACGTATAGTGAATTGCTTTATAAGTCAAATCCATTTAATTATACGATACCAGCATTATTGGAGGCACATGGGAGATTATATGGACTGACTCCAAAAGATTCGAGAAAAGCTAGAGTGTTGGAATTAGGCTCATCATTTGGAGGGAATATAATTACACAGGCACTTTATAATCCTGAAGCTGAATTTATTGGAATTGATTTGACATCAGAACAAGTTAAAAAAGGAAATGAAATTATTGAAAAAATTGGACTTAAAAATATAAAATTAATTGAAAAAAATATTTTAGATATAAATAAAGATTTAGGGGAATTTGATTATATTATTGTTCATGGTGTATTTTCTTGGGTTCCAAAAGATGTACAAGATAAAATTGTCAAAATTTGTAATGAAAATTTGACTGAAGAAGGAATTGGATATATTTCATACAATACTTATCCAGGATGGAAGGAACCTGATAAAATACGTGAAATGATGATTTATGCAAATAAATATTTCCCGGAAATTTCATTAGGAGATAAAAATCAGCGTGGAAAAGCCTTTATTTCAATTGTTGCAGAGCAAATGAAATTATATGATGATATTTCTAAGAAAAAGGGAGATTTTATTAAACAAATAGAAGAAGTTGTGGGAATGCAAGATTACTATGTAGCACATGAATATCTTGAAAGTTTTAATCATCCGTTATATTTAAATGAGTTTGTAGATTTGATGAAAAAAGAAAATTTAGAGTATATATCGGATGTTGCCTTGAGATTATCCATTATTAGTACTTATAATAAAAATACTGTGGAAAAATTGCAGCAGTTATCACAAGGAGATCATGTAATAAAGGAACAATGTCTTGATTATATACTTGATACAAAATTTAGAAGATCAATAATTTGTAAAAATAGTCAAGCTAAGAAACTTAATTTTAGCGAAAGTTTTCCTAATGAAATATTAGATTCGTTTTTATTGTCATTAAGATATACAAAAGAAGAATTAGAAACATTGAATGAAGATAATGTTAAGACTATTATGCTTCATTTGGTAGAAACGCCAAATAAAAGTTTTGTTATAAAAGATGCTATGAAATATTGGGAAAGTATTGCTAAAGATAAAAATGATGAAAAAAGAAATGAAGTTATTAGCAATTTGAGAAAATTTGTTTTGAATAGTATGATCAATGGTAAAATTAAATTTTACTGCTCTGAAAATGAAGTAGTTCCTTATGAGGAAAATAAAGTTTATATCCTTAAAAAATTTAGAAATTATCTAAAAACTCTAATTATTGGAGAAGGAGCTGGAGTAGTTGGAATAGCAAATTCGAGAAATGAACTTATTAATGATTTAAATGATGTTGATGTAATAGTTGCAGATATTTTATCAGAACCAAAAACAGAAAAGGAAATAATTGAAGAATTATCAAAAACAACCATTTATAGAACAATGCCAGACGGGGAAAGAAAAGAAGTAGAGGCTTCTGATTATTTGCCAGAAAGTATAAGAAAGTTTGAATTTTTAGGTTATTTTTCAAAAAGATAA
- a CDS encoding mechanosensitive ion channel family protein — translation MKELEKFLELDNIIRFLKTNIFKLFIIFLIVKIGKIFKTRIEKILKIILDKSNIDKSVASFLLSIYSILYYFILIYSSVGILGINTTSITTFLGATGIVLGIAFKETLGNFCGGLIILTFKPFSVGDTIEYNNYIGTVTKIELFYTKMLNPQNELVIIPNGIVTNTEIRNIRQNGERRLDLEVGVSYNSDIQKVKGTLERIIKEETMNEVEETQIKNNLLVKLQNTILEKREKSKINLFATIFSRKKMKEAEDEANKKTEEENYESDKNTQSISNTSKVVNDKKMILASKPSIIGVGQLADSAIIFYVYVYTRSENYLDLKMKLNEKIKMEFDKLGIEIPYPRMDVHIQNNK, via the coding sequence ATGAAGGAATTAGAAAAGTTTTTAGAGCTGGATAATATAATTAGATTTTTGAAAACTAATATTTTTAAATTATTTATAATTTTTTTAATTGTAAAAATTGGGAAAATATTTAAGACTAGAATTGAAAAAATATTAAAAATTATACTTGATAAATCAAATATTGATAAAAGTGTAGCCTCATTTTTACTTTCAATTTATTCAATCTTATATTATTTTATCCTAATTTATTCTTCAGTAGGAATTCTTGGAATTAATACTACTTCGATTACAACGTTTTTAGGAGCAACAGGAATTGTTTTGGGAATTGCTTTCAAGGAAACTTTAGGGAATTTTTGCGGTGGACTTATAATTCTTACATTTAAGCCATTTAGCGTTGGAGATACAATAGAGTATAATAATTATATTGGGACTGTGACAAAGATAGAATTGTTTTATACAAAAATGTTGAATCCCCAAAATGAGCTTGTAATAATTCCAAATGGAATAGTTACTAATACCGAAATAAGAAATATTAGACAAAATGGAGAACGCAGACTTGATTTGGAAGTTGGAGTTTCATACAATAGTGATATTCAAAAAGTAAAAGGTACCTTAGAGAGAATAATTAAAGAGGAAACAATGAATGAAGTTGAAGAAACACAAATAAAAAATAATTTACTTGTAAAACTTCAAAATACGATTTTAGAAAAACGTGAAAAAAGTAAAATTAATTTATTTGCAACAATTTTTTCTAGAAAAAAAATGAAAGAAGCCGAAGACGAAGCAAATAAAAAAACTGAGGAAGAAAATTATGAATCTGATAAAAATACGCAAAGTATATCAAATACTTCAAAAGTTGTCAATGATAAAAAAATGATTTTAGCTTCAAAACCATCTATTATAGGAGTCGGTCAATTAGCAGATTCTGCAATAATATTTTATGTTTATGTTTACACACGTTCGGAAAATTATTTAGATTTAAAGATGAAATTAAATGAAAAAATTAAAATGGAATTTGATAAATTAGGAATTGAAATACCATATCCACGAATGGATGTGCATATACAAAATAATAAATAA
- a CDS encoding MBL fold metallo-hydrolase gives MELKRFLNDNAVQSNCYVISHGKDCYVMDPGQEKMTEVIEYIEKNELNLLGVLLTHGHWDHILGIPSMLEYKKVPVYVSEGGYEFLFNPELSLFAWREGEFELNKEDVKIITLKENDKIGKNGIISENTDNEEIYFEIIETPGHSRGDICYYDKKDKILFSGDTLFTGTYGRVDLPTSDPIQMGKSLKKLLNLDPDIKVYPGHGFDTTIGVEKRYY, from the coding sequence ATGGAATTAAAAAGATTTTTAAATGACAATGCAGTGCAAAGTAACTGTTATGTTATTTCTCATGGGAAAGACTGTTATGTTATGGATCCTGGACAGGAAAAAATGACAGAAGTTATTGAATACATTGAAAAAAATGAATTGAATTTATTGGGAGTTCTTTTAACACATGGGCATTGGGATCATATTTTAGGGATACCGTCTATGCTGGAATATAAAAAAGTACCTGTTTACGTAAGTGAAGGTGGATATGAATTTTTATTTAATCCTGAATTGTCGCTTTTTGCTTGGAGAGAAGGAGAATTTGAATTAAATAAAGAAGATGTCAAAATTATAACTTTGAAGGAAAATGATAAAATTGGGAAAAATGGAATAATTTCTGAAAATACTGATAATGAAGAAATTTATTTTGAAATAATTGAAACACCAGGACATAGTAGAGGAGATATTTGCTACTATGATAAAAAAGATAAAATATTGTTTTCTGGAGATACATTGTTTACTGGAACTTATGGAAGAGTGGATTTACCAACAAGTGATCCAATTCAAATGGGAAAGTCCTTGAAAAAATTATTGAATTTGGATCCAGATATAAAAGTTTACCCAGGACATGGATTTGATACTACTATTGGAGTAGAAAAAAGATATTATTAG
- the dtd gene encoding D-aminoacyl-tRNA deacylase: protein MKIIIQRVNFAKIFVNNEFKGKIQKGIVAYVGVANGDCEKDIDFCIDKLINIRIFDDENGKLNLSVKDIKGELLIVSNFTIYGNTKKGRRPSYTDSARASEAQKIYNLFLQKLKNTDIKFETGEFGQYMKIVSENDGPVNLILSSDL, encoded by the coding sequence ATGAAAATAATAATACAAAGAGTAAATTTTGCAAAAATATTTGTAAATAATGAATTTAAAGGAAAAATTCAAAAGGGAATAGTTGCTTATGTCGGAGTCGCTAATGGGGATTGTGAGAAGGATATTGATTTTTGTATTGACAAGTTAATTAATATTAGAATTTTTGATGATGAAAATGGAAAATTAAATTTGTCGGTAAAAGATATAAAAGGAGAATTACTAATTGTAAGTAATTTTACAATTTATGGAAATACAAAAAAAGGAAGAAGACCAAGTTACACAGATTCTGCAAGAGCTTCTGAAGCTCAAAAAATTTACAACCTTTTTTTACAAAAATTAAAGAATACAGATATTAAATTTGAAACAGGGGAATTTGGGCAATATATGAAAATTGTTTCTGAAAATGATGGACCTGTAAATTTAATATTATCTTCTGATTTGTAA
- a CDS encoding NlpC/P60 family protein, whose translation MVRKSTLTMACMLLTVGCTGLQTNNENDSKTRKNNNDFSSNSNDDNKDDNIIIEIVGDNKKRNTGASQSSNIERKYNNHDKNNESKFDMSEVSEKNSQTNKNSDDFKITKLFDENNLVDRSMPNSQLVLQKLSELKRKQQEILRNGTSSQKKTVKLQNDLLKSYSHWKGTKYSLGGDSSSGIDCSALTRRVYREVYGYELPRQTVQQIKVGAHVAKENLKPGDIVFFKPEDTNNHTAVYLGDSLFINASSSKGVVISTLENTYWNKYFKYGIRVRMT comes from the coding sequence ATGGTAAGAAAATCAACTTTAACAATGGCATGTATGTTATTAACAGTAGGATGTACAGGATTACAAACAAATAATGAAAATGATTCTAAAACTAGAAAGAACAATAATGATTTTTCATCTAATAGTAATGATGATAATAAGGATGATAATATTATTATTGAAATAGTTGGAGATAATAAAAAAAGAAATACAGGAGCTTCTCAAAGTAGTAATATAGAAAGAAAATACAATAATCATGATAAAAATAATGAAAGTAAATTTGACATGTCAGAAGTATCTGAAAAAAATAGCCAAACAAATAAAAATTCAGATGATTTCAAAATTACAAAACTATTTGATGAAAATAATTTGGTAGATCGTTCAATGCCAAATTCACAATTAGTATTACAAAAGTTATCTGAATTGAAAAGAAAACAGCAAGAAATACTAAGAAATGGTACGTCTAGTCAAAAAAAGACTGTAAAGTTACAAAATGATCTATTGAAGTCATACAGTCATTGGAAGGGCACAAAATACTCTCTTGGAGGAGATTCATCAAGTGGAATAGATTGTTCAGCATTGACACGTAGAGTTTATCGAGAAGTATACGGCTACGAATTACCAAGACAGACAGTACAGCAAATTAAAGTAGGAGCTCATGTTGCTAAAGAAAACTTGAAGCCAGGAGATATTGTATTTTTTAAACCAGAGGATACAAATAATCATACGGCTGTTTATTTGGGAGACTCTCTTTTTATCAATGCGTCTTCATCTAAAGGAGTCGTAATTTCTACATTGGAAAATACTTACTGGAATAAATATTTTAAATATGGCATAAGAGTTAGAATGACATAA
- a CDS encoding aspartate-semialdehyde dehydrogenase, protein MKNYKVAIIGATGLVGRTFLKVLKERNFPVEKLYLYASANSAGKKIEFNGTEYTVMELTDENIANDIDIALFSAGGGVSLEYAPKFKAKGAVVIDNSSAWRMDKNIPLVVPEANPEALKNHPGIIANPNCSTIQVMPVLKVLQEKYGLKRVIYSTYQAVAGSGQKGLNDLEANLKGEPSKGYPHQIAFNVLPHIDVFLDNGYTKEEEKMINETRKILNLPDLKVTATCVRVPIRFGHAVSVNVELEKPFELEDVIRAFEEKEGIVVQNDGKNNVYPMPINAQDTDEVYVGRIRKDFSADNALNLWVVADNIRKGAATNTIQIAETLIKEGAL, encoded by the coding sequence ATGAAAAATTACAAAGTGGCGATTATTGGTGCTACAGGACTTGTTGGAAGAACATTTCTAAAGGTATTAAAAGAAAGAAACTTTCCAGTGGAAAAATTATATCTTTATGCTTCAGCTAATTCAGCAGGTAAAAAAATCGAATTTAATGGAACAGAATACACTGTGATGGAATTAACGGATGAGAATATAGCTAATGACATTGATATTGCTTTATTTTCAGCTGGAGGAGGAGTATCGCTTGAATATGCTCCAAAATTTAAAGCGAAAGGTGCAGTTGTTATAGACAACAGTAGCGCTTGGAGAATGGATAAAAATATTCCGCTGGTAGTTCCTGAAGCTAATCCAGAAGCATTGAAAAATCACCCTGGAATTATTGCAAATCCAAATTGCTCTACAATTCAAGTAATGCCTGTATTAAAGGTATTGCAAGAAAAATACGGATTGAAAAGAGTAATTTATTCTACTTATCAGGCTGTTGCAGGTTCTGGACAAAAGGGTCTTAATGATTTGGAAGCTAATTTAAAAGGAGAGCCATCAAAAGGGTATCCACATCAAATTGCATTTAATGTATTACCTCATATTGATGTTTTCCTAGATAACGGATATACAAAAGAAGAAGAAAAAATGATTAATGAAACTAGAAAAATACTAAACTTGCCAGATTTAAAAGTAACTGCAACTTGTGTAAGAGTTCCAATTAGATTTGGACATGCAGTATCTGTAAATGTGGAATTGGAAAAACCTTTTGAATTGGAAGATGTAATTCGTGCATTTGAAGAAAAAGAAGGAATTGTTGTGCAAAATGATGGAAAGAATAATGTTTACCCAATGCCTATAAATGCACAAGATACTGATGAAGTTTATGTTGGTAGAATTAGAAAAGACTTTTCCGCTGATAATGCTCTAAATTTATGGGTTGTAGCAGATAACATCAGAAAAGGTGCTGCTACAAATACAATTCAAATTGCTGAAACTTTAATAAAAGAAGGAGCACTATAA
- a CDS encoding ABC transporter substrate-binding protein/permease, which yields MKVSTIKNKILVLLVFMATFIAGYSDDIKVGMECGYAPFNWFQNDSKNGAVKVDGGYCGGYDVEIAKVIAKKLNKKLVVVKTKWDALLGPALTSGKVDLVIAGMSATPERRQSLKFSKPYYESDLVVVVKKNGKYANAKTINDFVGAKITGQLNTLHYDVIDQMKGVKKQTAMESFPAMIVALNSGKIDGYISERPGAMAAQFSNPNLKFISFDKKDGFKYDTEEVNVAVGMKLGNTELEEKVNKILDEDLTPKVRQQIMEKAIQNQPNETSRSFFGWVTFFVQNNWKTFLKGTAVTLFISVTGTIVGFFIGLVVALFRYSEAEIDGQNKKYKKGGLKILNRIFSIYIAVFRGTPMIVQSMVIYYGLSQVFNLNLSPLLAALFIVSINTGAYMSEIIRGGIDSIDTGQFEAAKAIGMTNFQLMKSIIFPQMFRNILPMIGNELIVNIKDTSVLNVISVTELFFISNSVAGTYSRYYEVFIITSVIYFFLTFTLSSILKQIEKRIDGPQNFEFLDDVNGEEK from the coding sequence ATGAAAGTTAGTACGATAAAAAATAAAATATTAGTATTACTAGTTTTTATGGCAACTTTCATAGCAGGATATAGTGATGATATAAAGGTTGGAATGGAGTGTGGATATGCTCCTTTCAACTGGTTTCAAAACGATAGTAAAAATGGTGCAGTGAAAGTAGATGGAGGTTATTGTGGCGGATATGACGTTGAAATAGCCAAAGTTATCGCTAAAAAGTTAAATAAAAAATTAGTAGTTGTAAAAACGAAATGGGATGCATTGCTTGGGCCTGCTTTGACTTCTGGAAAAGTTGATTTAGTTATAGCAGGAATGTCGGCAACGCCTGAAAGACGACAAAGTTTAAAATTTTCAAAACCATATTATGAATCAGATTTAGTAGTAGTTGTGAAAAAAAATGGGAAATATGCTAACGCTAAAACAATTAATGACTTTGTGGGAGCAAAGATTACAGGGCAGTTAAATACACTTCATTATGATGTTATTGATCAAATGAAAGGTGTGAAAAAGCAAACTGCAATGGAAAGTTTTCCTGCGATGATAGTAGCCTTAAATTCTGGGAAAATAGATGGATATATTTCTGAAAGACCAGGAGCGATGGCAGCTCAATTTTCAAATCCCAATTTAAAATTCATTTCATTCGATAAAAAAGATGGATTTAAATACGATACTGAAGAAGTAAATGTTGCAGTTGGAATGAAACTGGGAAATACAGAACTGGAAGAGAAAGTTAATAAAATTCTAGATGAAGATCTGACTCCTAAAGTGCGACAGCAGATTATGGAAAAAGCTATACAAAATCAGCCAAATGAAACATCTCGTTCATTTTTTGGATGGGTTACATTTTTTGTTCAAAATAACTGGAAGACATTTTTAAAAGGTACAGCTGTAACATTGTTTATTTCAGTTACTGGTACAATTGTAGGATTTTTCATTGGATTAGTAGTTGCATTATTTAGATATTCGGAAGCAGAAATTGATGGACAGAATAAAAAATATAAAAAAGGTGGATTAAAAATCTTAAACAGGATTTTTTCAATTTATATTGCAGTATTTAGAGGAACTCCTATGATAGTTCAGTCAATGGTAATTTATTATGGACTTTCTCAAGTATTTAATTTAAATTTATCTCCATTGCTAGCGGCTTTATTTATTGTATCAATAAATACGGGAGCATATATGAGTGAAATTATCCGTGGTGGAATTGACTCGATTGACACAGGGCAGTTTGAAGCGGCAAAGGCGATTGGAATGACAAATTTTCAATTAATGAAAAGTATTATTTTTCCGCAAATGTTTAGAAATATTTTGCCAATGATAGGAAATGAACTTATTGTAAATATAAAAGATACATCGGTGTTAAATGTAATAAGTGTTACAGAGTTATTTTTTATTTCAAATTCTGTTGCAGGAACTTATTCACGTTATTATGAAGTATTTATTATAACAAGTGTAATTTATTTCTTCTTGACATTTACGTTATCGTCAATTTTAAAACAAATTGAAAAGAGAATTGATGGACCTCAAAATTTTGAATTTTTAGATGATGTTAATGGGGAGGAAAAATAA
- a CDS encoding amino acid ABC transporter ATP-binding protein: MGKKVIEIKNIRKDFGKRTVLKDVNFDVHEKEVVSIIGSSGSGKSTLLRCINLLEKPTSGQVLIHGKDAMAGDISLVTLREKVGMVFQQFNLFNNLSVLENCVIGQMKVLKKSREEAEKIAKEFLAKVGMERFIHAKPNQISGGQKQRVAIARALAMQPEVLLFDEPTSALDPEMVGEVLKVMKDLAKSGLTMIVVTHEMDFAHDVSSRVVFMDQGIIVEDDKPENIFENPKHERTKEFLSRMLSK; encoded by the coding sequence ATGGGGAAAAAAGTTATTGAAATAAAAAATATTAGAAAAGATTTTGGAAAAAGAACAGTATTAAAGGATGTAAACTTTGATGTTCACGAAAAGGAAGTTGTAAGTATAATTGGCTCATCTGGAAGTGGAAAGTCTACTCTTTTACGATGTATAAACTTACTTGAAAAGCCTACAAGCGGACAAGTTTTAATTCATGGAAAAGATGCGATGGCAGGAGATATATCGCTTGTAACATTGCGTGAAAAAGTAGGAATGGTGTTTCAGCAGTTTAACTTATTTAATAATTTAAGCGTTTTGGAAAACTGTGTAATCGGACAAATGAAAGTTTTAAAAAAGTCACGGGAAGAAGCTGAAAAAATTGCAAAGGAATTTTTGGCAAAGGTAGGAATGGAACGTTTTATTCATGCAAAGCCAAATCAAATTTCAGGTGGACAAAAGCAAAGGGTGGCAATAGCAAGAGCACTGGCAATGCAGCCTGAAGTCTTGTTATTTGATGAACCTACAAGTGCACTAGATCCTGAAATGGTTGGAGAAGTTTTAAAAGTAATGAAAGATTTAGCCAAAAGTGGACTCACAATGATTGTCGTAACACATGAAATGGACTTTGCACACGATGTCTCAAGTAGAGTTGTATTTATGGATCAAGGTATAATTGTGGAAGATGATAAACCTGAAAATATTTTTGAGAATCCAAAACATGAAAGAACTAAGGAATTTTTGAGTAGAATGTTAAGTAAATAA
- a CDS encoding glycerol dehydrogenase, which produces MAKIINSPSKYIQGKNEITNLATYYKLRGNNGAYLLVDKFIFDNFKDKIVESFKNEGINYHIEVFGGECSKIEINRNIDILKEKKCDAVFGIGGGKTLDAAKAISYYENIPVFIVPTIASTDAPCSALSVIYTPSGEFEEYLFLKANPDMVIMDTDIIVNAPVRLLVAGIGDALATYYEAKACVDANATSIAGGGITKAAIAIAELCKDTLFEDGLKAKISVENKVVTKALENIIEANTYLSGIGFESGGLAAAHAIHNGLTILEEGHHMYHGEKVAFGTITQLVLENRCLCEIKKVVDFCKSLGLPTTLAELGMGNVSKERLYEVAKASTAEGETIHNMPFKVTADDVFAAILVADELGKN; this is translated from the coding sequence ATGGCAAAAATTATTAATTCACCATCAAAATATATTCAAGGAAAAAATGAAATCACTAATTTAGCGACTTATTACAAATTACGTGGTAATAATGGTGCATATCTACTAGTAGACAAATTTATTTTTGATAATTTTAAAGATAAAATTGTTGAAAGTTTTAAAAACGAAGGCATAAATTATCATATTGAAGTTTTTGGCGGAGAATGTTCAAAAATTGAAATTAACCGAAATATTGATATTTTAAAAGAAAAAAAATGTGATGCAGTATTTGGAATTGGTGGAGGAAAAACTCTTGATGCAGCAAAAGCAATATCATATTACGAAAATATCCCTGTATTCATCGTACCTACAATTGCTTCAACTGATGCACCATGCAGCGCCTTATCTGTAATTTATACTCCAAGCGGAGAATTTGAAGAATATTTATTCTTAAAGGCAAATCCTGATATGGTAATAATGGACACAGATATAATTGTAAATGCACCTGTAAGACTTCTTGTAGCTGGAATTGGAGATGCACTTGCCACTTATTATGAAGCTAAAGCCTGTGTCGATGCAAATGCCACTTCAATTGCTGGTGGAGGAATTACAAAAGCCGCTATTGCAATCGCAGAACTATGTAAAGATACATTATTTGAAGATGGTTTAAAAGCTAAAATTTCAGTAGAAAATAAAGTAGTCACAAAGGCTTTAGAAAACATAATTGAAGCAAATACTTATTTAAGTGGAATTGGATTTGAAAGTGGAGGACTTGCTGCAGCTCATGCTATTCACAATGGACTTACAATTTTGGAAGAAGGACACCACATGTATCACGGAGAAAAAGTAGCATTTGGAACAATTACACAGCTAGTTTTAGAAAACAGATGTTTATGTGAAATCAAAAAAGTTGTGGACTTCTGCAAAAGTTTAGGACTTCCAACAACATTGGCTGAACTAGGAATGGGAAATGTTTCAAAAGAAAGATTATATGAAGTGGCAAAAGCAAGTACAGCTGAAGGTGAAACAATCCATAATATGCCATTCAAAGTTACTGCTGATGATGTTTTTGCAGCAATATTAGTAGCAGATGAACTTGGTAAAAATTAA